GTCCTCTATGACACTGTGGAGTTTCCAGTTTGGTATTGCCATTGGACAGCCGGAGACCAGTATCCTGGGCCTCTTTTCATCAAATACCCCTTCCCCTTTCTTATTTCGTTCCTCGAGTTCATCTGCCAGTTCGTTGACCTTGGTGGTGAACCTTTTGGGGTCGTCATAGAAGGCGATCTGAGATATAAGTAAGGAATCTTTTCCACTTATGGGGAGCGGGTTTGCCCTACGCGTATCGAAAACCCTCTGCATAGCTCTACGTTTCTCATTGATGAGTTTGATTTTTTCTTCCAGCAATTCTGCGGTAATCTTGGTACCTGCCTCTTCCTCCATCTTTTTCATGAAATTATTGACTTCTTTAAACCAGAGATCTTTATCGATATCTCTTTTCATTTGAGGGAGTTCCATCACATAGGTGGGGATATGCTCATTGAGAAGCTCCCACACCTTCTTTTTCCCATCGCAGGTGGTTTCGCCTATAACAAAGTCTGAAGCCTCAAAGTAGGGACAGATTTTGGAGATTTTGAAGCCAAAGGCAGACTTGATTAGTGGGCAAAGATTTCTTGGCAACACGGCCTCTGCATCAGGAACAGAAAACTGGGCGCCGCCACAGAGTCCCACGCTCACACCACCAACAGCAAGTATTATCTCATCCGGGACATAAAGACAGAAAGTCCCGACCACTTTGCCGCCCTTTTCTTTGTGGTCTAAAAGCTCCTTGATCCTCAACCCGTGAACCTCGGACATAACAAAGTCAAAATACTCCATTCCTTTTGGACGGTCTTTCTGACTTATGTAAACATCGGAATAGATCGCCCCTAAGGCACTTAACAGTTGGTCATGCCTCTCCATATCCAGACCTAACCCTTTCCACATCTCATTATAATCGCTCATATTTTCTCCTTTCTTGTCTATGTTTATTAAAAAATCTCTCCCAGAATCTGAGGGTTGACTTTTGGAATAAGTTAGTCTAAAATAAAAAAACCTGAAAAAAGGGGGGTAACCCCTTTTGTGTAGGGTGGCGG
This genomic window from Thermodesulfobacteriota bacterium contains:
- a CDS encoding double-cubane-cluster-containing anaerobic reductase gives rise to the protein MSDYNEMWKGLGLDMERHDQLLSALGAIYSDVYISQKDRPKGMEYFDFVMSEVHGLRIKELLDHKEKGGKVVGTFCLYVPDEIILAVGGVSVGLCGGAQFSVPDAEAVLPRNLCPLIKSAFGFKISKICPYFEASDFVIGETTCDGKKKVWELLNEHIPTYVMELPQMKRDIDKDLWFKEVNNFMKKMEEEAGTKITAELLEEKIKLINEKRRAMQRVFDTRRANPLPISGKDSLLISQIAFYDDPKRFTTKVNELADELEERNKKGEGVFDEKRPRILVSGCPMAIPNWKLHSVIEDSSGVVVCEESCVGTRYFTNSVEEGRPTMEEKVKAIADRYMKINCSCFSPNEERIDDILKYVKDYKASGVIHYTLQFCHTYNVEFVKVKEALKKAKIPVLEIETDYSEGDIGQLKTRVEAFVEHIS